The Ictidomys tridecemlineatus isolate mIctTri1 chromosome 6, mIctTri1.hap1, whole genome shotgun sequence genome includes a region encoding these proteins:
- the C6H12orf60 gene encoding uncharacterized protein C12orf60 homolog gives MSSNSENNRLIQASEMFFLHVQDLVSLTNTFTEFLNHNMNTQISLMVVKEDSTIKNFFEEMLKSFKEMQSVVEEKYNKMQKEPMYSKVATTMCSMAEKCINLELERSAKELFKNIQTPTIVSVLSHSNILENLESFFSHLMAFPIMSLQLSDFCKGDIKGKSDAPTSEKNLSPDRCKSISTDALKKLQDALKTENASNPMESAADQLEQIIKAMEPTIQVLQKSIKTLETDISMLKKVNDK, from the coding sequence ATGTCTTCAAACTCAGAAAATAACAGACTAATTCAAGCTTCTGAAATGTTCTTCCTTCATGTACAAGATCTTGTTTCCCTCACAAATACATTTACTGAGTTTCTTAACCACAATATGAATACTCAGATCTCCTTGATGGTTGTGAAAGAAGATAGTACAATTAagaatttctttgaagaaatgctTAAAAGTTTTAAGGAGATGCAATCTGTAGTAGAAGAAAAGTACAACAAAATGCAAAAGGAACCTATGTATTCGAAGGTTGCAACAACTATGTGTTCTATGGCAGAGAAATGTATCAACCTGGAGTTGGAACGTTCAGCTAAAGAACTGTTTAAAAATATCCAGACACCAACCATTGTCTCTGTGCTGAGCCATAGTAACATCCTTGAGaatttggaatcttttttttcACACTTGATGGCATTCCCCATCATGAGTCTTCAATTAAGTGATTTCTGTAAAGGAGACATCAAAGGGAAATCAGATGCTCCCACATCTGAGAAAAACCTGAGTCCAGATCGTTGCAAATCCATCTCAACAGATGCCCTGAAGAAGTTGCAGGATGCACTAAAAACCGAGAATGCCAGCAATCCCATGGAGTCAGCAGCCGATCAGTTGGAACAAATCATCaaggctatggaaccaaccatACAGGTTCTCCAAAAATCCATAAAGACCCTGGAGACTGATATTTCTATGCTTAAGAAAGTGAATGACAAGTAG